In Topomyia yanbarensis strain Yona2022 chromosome 2, ASM3024719v1, whole genome shotgun sequence, one DNA window encodes the following:
- the LOC131680345 gene encoding uncharacterized protein LOC131680345 — protein sequence MHYRKAALKGDAARIIANMEVNSDNYVIAWKSICERFDNPNLLRKHHFASLFAIASVKKASSSLLYELVDDFDHHVGMLTKMDTPADLWDTVLVETLSKRLDPATLREWENSCEENVRPTYNQLVEFIRKTSRVLQSVKLLQTPMQTVESKPTKSKSISTYIAIEVTVKCPLCKQAHPLFKCDQFIGMEVKQRFEMVKKNGLCLNCLKGSHVAKNCSSGSCRSCSRKHHTLLHLPPPTVVNNRPSPMVLACSTSTSEVIPSVQYQETSHPSVIERQSFSLPPPRSMPPLVGSKPSGSENTYSYSVVVAPSPSPVEPSVSLSSGNHPALDSHPVASSVVPQGSTASTRCDEIFLSTVAIKVKDVNKNYHYARGVLDSCSQANFISEALARKLELKRERTSTEVSGIGQGVVHIRSKVMIKISSRFGGLDYVLECLVIPHITVTLPSKHIDISGWNIPHNVPLADPKFNISSGVDILIGGELFYSLLEAHKVNLSTGYPMLQRTAFGYVVAGRLSNTSRSPSICVISSTSCLDSKLQRFWEVENFDGYKAMTPLEEACEEHFRRNVTRTEDGRYMVQLPVREEMLAMLGDSFAVAQRRFWAIERKFELNSQFKNAYVKFMEEYATLGHMELSPRVENPQFVLPHHAIFRPDSSTTKTRVVFDATCRGSSQLSLNDILLVGPIVQPPLLAIVLNWRIPRFVFKADAEKMFRQVWIHPLDRKFLQVLWRSSSVQQVQRYQLTTVTYGTSCAPFLATRVLNQLAKDEGHRFPLGAKIVLEGFYMDDALSGENDLLTAIEACKQLADLLKLAGFNLRKWSANDPRILAHLPDDMQELSPEAEIDGSGAVKTLGLLWSHGTDQFGFKIPSLPQLNKVTKRVVASELAQLFDPLGLVGSVVMSAKIIIQKLWAIQIPWDEELPENLRDWWLRFRSEIPELARLKIPRRVLASTDEGYALHCFCDASDNGYGACVYVVSSDGAGSNISELIIAKSRVAPLRGLTTPKLELCAAVLGCQLMSQVRSIKFAGKATFWSYSSIVLHWIRSPPNVWKVFVSNRIAEIQKLSHGDCWRHVPTKLNPADRISRGVLPAEILKDPLWWHGPEYLVQSVRDWPDDIISLTRDQQEIRNEEARKVITFTTAQVDPSIIDRYSDLGKLLRVVSYCFRFCNNARRPKADRIEGPLQPPEVDHSLKSLIRLVQGTEFPEEIRHLSTNKQRCLTSKDKKLQSSFKTLNPFLDEIGLLRLGSRLVKLSASFDTRTPILLPAKHHLSWLIARSLHLRTLHGGPTLLLATIRQRFWPLRGRDLVRKVVRQCVTCFRCTPKPTEQFMAPLPSVRITPARVFSNSMDYCGPFGVRPLIGRGANVKIYVAVFVCMVVKAVHLEVVTDLTSVACINAVKRFIARRGRVVNLFCDNATAFVGTDRELKQLRQQYL from the coding sequence ATGCATTACCGGAAGGCGGCTCTCAAGGGAGATGCCGCTCGTATCATAGCCAATATGGAGGTCAATTCGGACAATTATGTGATCGCGTGGAAATCGATTTGTGAACGATTTGACAATCCTAACCTTCTTCGTAAGCATCACTTCGCTTCACTTTTCGCAATTGCTTCAGTGAAGAAAGCATCCTCATCACTATTGTATGAACTTGTTGATGATTTTGATCATCATGTCGGTATGCTAACGAAAATGGATACACCAGCTGATTTGTGGGATACAGTGTTAGTCGAAACATTAAGCAAGCGTCTAGATCCCGCTACTTTGAGAGAATGGGAAAATAGTTGCGAGGAGAACGTACGTCCTACTTACAACCAGTTGGTAGAATTTATACGCAAAACATCTCGCGTTCTACAATCGGTTAAATTATTACAAACACCGATGCAAACCGTCGAATCTAAACCCACAAAATCCAAATCGATTTCCACTTACATAGCAATTGAGGTTACAGTCAAATGCCCGCTTTGTAAACAAGCGCATCCTCTATTCAAGTGCGATCAATTTATTGGAATGGAGGTGAAACAACGCTTTGAAATGGTAAAGAAAAATGGATTGTGTCTTAACTGCCTGAAGGGATCACACGTCGCGAAGAACTGCAGCAGTGGAAGCTGTAGAAGCTGCTCTAGAAAACATCACACTCTTTTGCATCTACCGCCACCTACCGTGGTTAACAATCGACCGTCTCCCATGGTGCTAGCTTGTTCAACGTCGACCAGTGAAGTAATTCCCTCAGTGCAATACCAAGAAACGTCGCATCCATCCGTAATCGAACGGCAATCGTTTTCTTTACCACCTCCGCGTTCGATGCCGCCACTCGTCGGGTCTAAGCCGTCCGGTTCGGAAAACACGTACTCGTATTCGGTCGTCGTTGCTCCCTCCCCGTCGCCGGTTGAGCCGTCCGTTTCGCTATCGTCCGGCAACCATCCCGCATTGGATTCTCATCCTGTGGCCTCAAGTGTTGTCCCACAAGGCAGTACCGCCAGCACACGCTGCGATGAAATCTTCCTGTCCACAGTGGCGATAAAGGTGAAGGATGTCAACAAAAATTACCACTACGCTCGCGGAGTTCTGGATAGTTGTTCGCAAGCGAACTTTATATCCGAAGCCTTAGCACGAAAGCTGGAACTAAAACGTGAACGAACCAGTACCGAAGTAAGTGGTATTGGCCAAGGAGTAGTCCATATTCGCTCGAAGGTTATGATTAAAATCTCGTCTCGTTTCGGAGGCTTAGACTACGTTCTCGAATGCCTCGTCATACCGCATATCACCGTAACGCTTCCAAGCAAGCATATCGATATTTCTGGTtggaatattccccacaacgtCCCGCTCGCAGACCCGAAATTCAACATCAGCTCTGGGGTCGACATTCTAATCGGAGGTGAATTATTCTATTCGCTATTGGAAGCACACAAGGTCAATCTCTCTACCGGCTACCCGATGCTTCAAAGGACAGCGTTTGGGTACGTTGTTGCAGGTCGTCTATCCAATACATCGCGTAGTCCTTCAATTTGTGTAATCAGCAGTACTTCCTGCCTTGATAGTAAGTTACAACGCTTTTGGGAAGTAGAAAATTTCGACGGCTATAAGGCGATGACTCCGTTGGAAGAAGCATGTGAAGAGCACTTCCGAAGAAATGTGACCAGGACAGAGGATGGTCGTTACATGGTTCAACTTCCGGTACGGGAGGAAATGCTTGCAATGTTGGGCGATTCGTTTGCGGTGGCACAACGTAGATTCTGGGCAATTGAGCGGAAATTTGAATTAAACAGCCAATTTAAGAACGCGTATGTGAAGTTTATGGAAGAGTATGCAACACTAGGCCACATGGAGTTGAGCCCGCGTGTCGAAAATCCCCAGTTTGTCCTACCACACCATGCCATCTTTCGCCCTGATAGTTCCACCACAAAAACGCGCGTCGTCTTTGACGCAACCTGTAGAGGCAGTTCCCAGTTGTCGTTAAACGATATATTACTCGTTGGACCGATCGTTCAGCCGCCTCTGCTCGCTATCGTCCTCAACTGGAGGATTCCTCGTTTCGTGTTCAAGGCAGATGCAGAGAAAATGTTTCGCCAAGTCTGGATCCACCCATTGGACCGAAAGTTTCTACAAGTACTATGGCGATCTAGCTCGGTGCAACAAGTCCAGCGATACCAACTTACCACAGTGACATACGGGACTTCTTGTGCACCCTTCCTTGCAACTCGAGTGCTAAACCAACTGGCGAAAGACGAAGGGCACAGATTTCCGCTTGGCGCCAAGATTGTTCTGGAAGGCTTTTATATGGACGACGCGTTATCTGGAGAAAACGATTTATTAACAGCAATCGAAGCGTGCAAGCAGCTAGCAGATCTTCTGAAGCTGGCTGGCTTCAATTTAAGAAAATGGAGCGCGAACGATCCACGGATTCTGGCACACTTGCCAGACGATATGCAGGAGTTATCACCGGAAGCTGAAATAGACGGTTCTGGAGCAGTGAAGACGCTAGGGCTTTTGTGGTCTCACGGGACTGATCAATTTGGCTTCAAAATCCCCTCTCTTCCTCAGCTGAACAAGGTCACAAAGAGGGTGGTGGCCTCCGAATTAGCGCAGTTATTCGACCCGCTGGGACTAGTCGGGTCGGTGGTGATGAGTGCGAAGATCATTATTCAAAAGCTTTGGGCTATTCAAATTCCGTGGGATGAAGAACTTCCTGAAAATCTACGTGATTGGTGGCTTCGTTTTCGGAGCGAAATTCCGGAATTAGCGAGACTGAAGATACCACGACGAGTTCTAGCAAGCACTGACGAAGGTTACGCATTGCACTGCTTCTGCGACGCCTCGGACAACGGCTACGGCGCGTGCGTTTACGTTGTCTCTTCGGATGGAGCAGGGTCCAACATCAGCGAGCTAATCATTGCCAAAAGTCGAGTAGCTCCGTTACGTGGACTCACAACGCCTAAATTGGAGCTATGCGCTGCTGTATTGGGCTGTCAGCTGATGTCGCAGGTGCGAAGCATAAAGTTTGCCGGAAAGGCAACGTTCTGGTCGTACTCCAGCATAGTCCTACATTGGATCCGATCACCGCCAAACGTATGGAAGGTGTTCGTATCAAACAGAATAGCAGAAATCCAAAAACTCTCCCATGGTGATTGTTGGCGCCATGTTCCGACCAAGTTAAACCCAGCCGACCGCATATCCCGCGGTGTTTTGCCAGCAGAAATATTGAAGGATCCTCTTTGGTGGCATGGCCCGGAGTACCTCGTGCAATCCGTCAGAGATTGGCCGGATGACATCATCTCGCTTACTCGTGACCAGCAGGAAATCCGTAATGAAGAAGCTCGTAAAGTAATCACTTTCACGACGGCACAAGTTGATCCCTCGATTATCGACCGATATTCAGACCTGGGTAAGCTACTGCGAGTAGTTAGTTACTGTTTTCGGTTTTGTAATAACGCTCGACGTCCGAAAGCAGATCGCATTGAGGGCCCTCTACAGCCCCCTGAGGTGGATCATTCGCTAAAATCACTTATTCGTTTAGTACAAGGAACGGAGTTTCCTGAAGAAATCCGTCATTTATCCACTAATAAACAACGGTGTTTAACGAGCAAGGATAAAAAACTACAATCATCATTCAAGACCCTCAATCCGTTCTTGGATGAAATCGGTCTGTTACGGCTCGGAAGTCGCTTAGTCAAGCTGTCGGCATCATTTGACACAAGGACACCCATCTTGCTTCCAGCCAAACATCATTTGTCATGGTTGATTGCACGTTCGCTCCACCTCAGAACTCTGCATGGAGGACCTACTCTATTACTTGCAACTATACGACAGAGATTCTGGCCATTACGCGGACGGGACCTAGTTCGCAAGGTTGTTCGCCAATGTGTGACTTGTTTCCGCTGCACCCCGAAACCAACGGAACAATTCATGGCACCTCTACCATCGGTGCGAATAACGCCTGCACGAGTGTTTTCTAATAGTATGGACTACTGTGGGCCGTTCGGTGTTCGTCCGTTAATTGGGAGAGGAGCAAACGTTAAGATTTACGTCGCCGTGTTCGTCTGTATGGTGGTGAAGGCGGTACACCTCGAAGTCGTGACCGATCTGACGTCCGTCGCGTGCATCAATGCGGTGAAACGGTTCATCGCACGTCGCGGTCGCGTTGTAAACTTGTTCTGCGACAATGCAACCGCCTTTGTCGGTACGGATCGCGAACTAAAGCAGCTGCGCCAGCAATATCTTTAA